TCATGCCTGGCAGGTCACCAAAGACCTTAATATCGCCCGACAGTGCCACCACTCCGCCCTGCGCCCCCGCTCTCCTCATCACGTCAACGGCGCGATCGGCCGCATAACCTTTCCCGATTCCGCCAACGTCAATGCGCATGCCTGGTTTTGGCAGAAGGATCGTGCGGGCCTTTCGATCAACTTGGATTGTGGACCAATCAACCAGCGGCTCGAGCGCTTGTAACTCGCCCTGGCTTGGAATCTGCTGGCGTTCCGTGACACTCCACGCCTCCACCGCCGGTCCGACCGCAATATTAAATCCCCCTTCGGTGAGAGCAGCAATTTCAAGCGAGCGTACAACCAACTCCAGCGTTTCCGGACCGATCGCCACGGGATGGTGCCCCGCGGCCGCATTCACCAGGGACAATTCACTGGTCGCAATCCATGTACTCAGCATCTGTTCCAGCCGCTTAATCTCATGAAATCCGGCCTCAATTGCAGCTTGGGCGATCTCCCGAGTCGGCGCGACGGCTGTGATGGAGACCAGCGTCCCCATCTGCATCTGAGTGCGCTTGACCACGACCGGCAGTTCACTGGAGCGAACCGAACCGCACCCTGCAAGCAGAATGACCGCCAGCACTCCGAACATTCCCGAAAACCACGCGCGCATCATACCCCTACCCTTTCAGGTCCTGCCCCCTAGACAGGCGAACAGATCATCCGTCCTGCGCCACTATGCGACACAGAAGCCCCTCTTGACAATGGAACCTCTGTCAGGATATTAATAATCGTTCTCAATTTCATTTACAAGGATCCAGGCGCGCTATGGTTACCACGCGAATGTCGAAACCAGACACCTGCCACGGCAATGAAACCCGCTGCGAGTGCGGGCAATTGATTGCCAAAGTACGCGGACAGGGGATCGAGCTGAAATGCAAACGTTGCAAACGCATCGTCGTCATCCCCTTCTCATCCATCGAAGGATGGAGCGCCGTCGCATCATGAGTCGATTTATGAAAGGAGTCTTTCTCAAAACGACAACACTATTCATTCGAGGTTCCATTTTGTTCGCAGCCACCAGACCAGAGACCACCGAGTCCCGAGTCAGACCACAACCCAACTCACCGTGGAGGATACCGATGAAGATGCGGTCAATCCTCGGGGCTCTCGTCATCGCCAGTTTGTCGGCTATGCCGGCCTTGGCCGTCGATATGACCCCGGAGGACATCAAGAAGTTAGTCGATGATGCTGTGAACAAGAAGATGCAAGAGCACGAACGGCACGAAAGTTCGGCCGAACGGAGCATGGAGAAGAAGGACGGCCAGCCCGGCGCAGTTCAATACCCTGTTGCAACCGGCCCAATGATCGACATTCGAGTCGGACGCAAGGGCGAAGAAAACGTTCCTCTCGGGTTCGGATCGACCGGGTCAGGAAAACTGATCTATGCGAAGCCGTTCTTGAGCGCACCCAAGGCCACGGTCGGCGGCTATGTCGATGTGATGTACAACAACCTCTCGCGTCAGAGCCTGGATAATCCCAGCCGTAACAGCTTCGGTCAGCAGCGGATGGTGCCGTTTATTTATGCAGACATCACCGACCACATCAAGTTCGCGACAGAAATCGAGATCGAGCGCGGCGGCATTAATGCCCCGCAAACTGGTGCTGGAAACACGTTTGGAGACGGCTCGATGCAGATCGAGTTCGCACAACTCGATTACTTGATCCATGAGGCCATCAACCTCCGTGCTGGTATCCTGTTGATGCCAGTCGGTAAGTTCAACCTCCTACACGACTCCCCCCTGAACGACCTGGTGGATCGCCCGATGGTCTCCCGGATTATCATTCCTAGCACCTGGTTTGAAGCCGGTGCCGGTATTTACGGGACTCTATACCCCTCCTCACTGTCGAAGATCGACTACGAACTCTATGCGGTCAACGGCATGAGCCAGACTGCCGGCGGCATTACCGACCTAGGCGTGCGAAACGCACGAGGCAGCGTCTCCCGGGATCGGGATGACAACAAAGCCATCGTCGGCCGTGTGGCCTTCAGCCCGATGCTCGGCATCGAAGTCGCCGGATCCGGCTACCATGGCTCCTACAAGCCGTCAGCCGGAACGGTCGACTCGGGCACGATCGACATTGTTGCCTTGGACTGGACCCTGCAACGAGGCCCGTTCGAAGTGATCGGAGAATCGGCCTGGACAAGAATCAGCAACAATAATGCGACCGGAGTGGCCAGCAGAGGCATCGGACCGGCCGGCATGCAAGGCTACTACATTCAAGGCAACTATCACTTCATGCCGGACTTCCTGAAGACCTGGGCACCCAGCCACTTCACGGATGCGTCGACATTTACCGCCGTCGTCCGGTGGGAGCGTGTCAACACCGACACGGACGGCCGCACCAAGCAGAATGCGCTGGGTGGCCAGCGGGAGCTTGAGCGATTGACCCTCGGCCTCAACTTCCGGCCGATCGAAGATACCGTCATCAAGTTCGACTGGCAATTCAACACCCAGAAAGATGCGAAGGGTCTCGTCCCCGCAGGCGATCTAGGGACATCGGGCAGCCCGATGAACGGCAACGGCTTCCTGATCCAGGCAGCCACGTACTTCTAAAAGGATCTCGAGGGGCCGCCCCAACATGGGACGGTCCCTCATCGAGAAACCAGACCGGACATGATGATGCAACGACTGTTCACACTACTCCTCCTGCCGACGTTATTAACGGCGTGCGCCTCCATGAGCGGCATGCAACAGCGCTTTGCGGTGTGCAGCTATGACCATGCCTGGGAGGCCGCGCTTGAGGCCGTGAAGGATCGGGCGATCGTCACGAACGATAAAGCGGCCGGCATGATCGTCACCGGCTGGCTCGAAATTCCCATGCCCGGACGGACCTTTGGTGCCCTCCAACGTGAAGTGGGGGATAGCAAAGATCGGTCCCGCATCACCCTCATCGTCAAGCGACTTGACGATGTCACGAAGATCAGCTTTGCCGAAGAACGGCAGCGATGGGCCTTCCGCGGCGGCTCGCGCCTCTTCGGCTGGGCCTCCACCGATCCCTCGGCGGAGGTCATGACGGATGTACAAAGCCGCCTGGACACGAAACTAAAGGAGCATGGATGTTCTCTCAACTGAGTGCGTTCCGCACCGTCACCGTCACTGTGTTGCTCATGGCCTCGGCACTCCCCGTTCTGGCCACCGAAAAAGTCTGGGATGCCGAACTTCGCCGGTATCTGAAGGACGACGACTTCAAGTATGAGGAATTTATGACGGAAGAGGAGGCCGTGAAAACGATCCTTCCCAAGTCGCAACGCGTACACAAGGAACTGATCCGCCTGACACCGGACAAGAAAGAGCTCATCGAGCAACGGATCGGCTGGAAATTTCCGGAAGAGTCGTTCGAGTTGTACATCGGTGAAACCGGGGACAAGATCGACGGCTATGCCATGATCCACAACACCATCGGCAAATATAAACACATGACCTATATGGTCGGGGTCGATCCCAAGGGCACCTGCACCGACGTGGAGTTGCTGGTGTTTCGCGACGCCAAAGGGAGCGAAGTCGGAAAGAAGCGGTTCAACTCGCAATACGACGGGAGAACGGTGTCCGACCCGATCCGGATCAACAAGGACATCATCAATATCAGCGGCGCCACCATGTCCGTTCGCTCCATGAGCGCCGGCGTCAAGCGCGTGCTCGTCCTCGTAGACGAGTTTTACTTAAAGCCGGCCGGCTTAGGGAGCGACACGGTCGCATCCCGCAGGTCTGACAAGGGCATCTTTACATCCATTTTCGGCAACTAAACGAAGCGGACCGAGCGTCCCCTATGAAAAACTTTAATCAACGATTCAAGCTCCGGGACTCCGATCGCCATATCAGACTGCTGTATACACAGTTTCTGCTCTTGATGTTGATCGGGTTTTTATTTTCGTTTTTTTGGGCTCACAGCATGACCAGCTTGTCGCCACAAGGCATTGCAGAACACTATCGGGGATCGGATGCCACCTTCGGCGAGCCGATGTCGTTCCGCGAACTGGCGGAGGTCACGCATTTTCACCTCTTCACCATGCCGGTCGTCTTCATGATTCTCGTCCATGTGCTGTATTTGACGAGCGCCAGCCAGGCCATGAAGATTTGGATGACATGGCTCTCCTTTGCCGGCGTGGGGCTGGATTTACTGTCGCCCTGGCTGATCAGCTACGTGTCGCCCGTCTTCGTGTTGACTATGTTGACCGGCGATACGCTGATGATGGTGACGTTTTTGATCATGATGTGGATTCCCATGCACGAAATGTGGATTCTCAAGCAGCCCCTCATGGGAGGGAAACGTCCCGAGGAGACCTAGCGGTAAGCAGCGCGGTCCTGACAATCTAGAACGGCCAGAGGTTTTTCACCCAGAGCCCAAGATCACGAGCGTGGTCTTGGGCTTTGTGTTTAGTGAGAAAGGAGACACTATGCGTATCGAGAGTCCCGACCGAATTCACCCCGGCATCCTCGCCATTCAGCGAGAGCTGGACAAAATTGACCGCCTCCGCCTGCCCATCGCATCCTGCCGGGATGTTGAACGCATCCTGATACGCCAGGTGACGAAGGAGCTTGATCGTGCACTCCCCTGGCAGGCAGGCCACGGACGGCGTACCGCAAGGATCGCCAGAGCAATCGGACGGGAGATCGATCTGCCATCGGCCGACCTGCATCACCTCACCCTGGCGGCCTATCTGCACGACATCGGGCTTCTGATGCTGCCGCCCAGCCTCATGGACAGCGCCGCCCCCCTCGAACCGGACACCTATGTGGCCGTCCAAAATCACTGCCGAATCGGCGCGGCGCTCTTAGAACCCTATGCGTTCCTGCAGGAAGCGGCGATTCTTGTCGCGCATCACCATGAACGCTGGGACGGCACCGGCTACCCTTACGGTATCAGAGGGCCCTTTATCCCGCTTGGCGCAAGAATTCTCTCGGTTGCCGACGCGTACGACGCCATCCGAGTTCCCGAAGCCAGCGACAAGGCCCTGCGCGACCTCATCGCCTCACGCATTCTACGCGTAGCCGCCGGCACACAATTCGATCCGACCATCGTCGCGGCGCTGACACGTTGCCTCGAGCATCGGAAGTTCGACAATGACGGCAGCGGAGTGGGAGCCATGACATCCCACTTCACAGGCGGGGGCCCTCAGTCCTCCTGGGGCCCCCCGCCCTATTTGTCTCCGAAACGATAAGGGAGCAGCCTCAAAGAAATTTCACCTTGGGCCAAAGAAGCCTTGACAAAATAACATCAGCTTCTGTATTGATAATGATTATCGGTTTTATAAATGAGCTCGGCGCACCAGCGCTATCGCTTATAGGCCAAAGCACTTGATGCTAGAGCCCACCGTCGCTGTCCAGCGGCCGTGGGCTTTTTGTTTTCTACGCAACACCGTAAGCGAGTCCGCTCATTACATCGGGGCCAGAGGAACGTGATTCCGGAGCCCATGCGTAACGCAAGTTGCGTATGGGCTTTGTTGTAACAGGAGACCCATGAAAATCCGTGAACCTCGCATGCGTGGCAGTGAGCATTCTGTCGATATTGCCACCGACATCCGTTGCGCCTGCAGCAACATGATCGGTCGGCTGACACAGCGAGGCATCGAAGTGAAATGTCGTCGTTGCAAACGAATCCATGTGATTCCACTGTCAGTCCTCGACAAGTTCCACCACGAGTCAAAGTGACTGACGGCCAAGTGCAACCAGCCGTAGCAACGAACATAGCGGGAACATTGCGTGCGGAAACAATCGCTGACGAAGAGCAACCACACTAGGTTTAGAAGCACGACTAGAACCTGCGGCTGTAATGCTGTGAAATCGTAACCATGCGATCAAGCAAGTCGTTGACGCCGTTCGAAGCCTGGCATTCGGCCAAGTCAGTCTAGAGGTAGCGAAATCATGACCGCGCAAATCCTGGATCCGCCAGATCACATTCGCCTTCAATGGCACGGCTGGTCCTATTCGCTCATCATGCACGCAGTTATAGCTGTAGGGGCGATGGCTTTCCTTTCCTCCATTGATGCGACGCTCCCTTCCGAGCAGTTTTCCTGGAACGTGGCGATGGTTGAACCACCGAAACCCCAACCGCAATTTGAAACACTCACTGACGCCAGGTCTGCGCCCGCACCGACGCCGCCGAAACAGCAAGTCGTTAAATCCCCCCCCCCTCAGCCGACGGTTGAGCGGATCCAACCGATTCAGCAAATGGTCTCACAAAAGATCATGCAGCGGCAGATCCCCCAAACCGTCCAAACCACGAGTCCCGTCAGGACCGTGAACCAAACAGCCTCCACTATCGTATCCCAACCAGTCCAGCACAACGCCACCAGCAAAACCATTACCTCGACCACGGAACGGGAAACGGTCTTCCACGAAGAACCGGCCGTGACCACAATCGCAGCGCTCCAACAAATAGGGACCCCGGTCCACGCAGATGGCCTCGTCACCCACCAAACTGAAGAACCTGTCATACAGGATGGGGCCATTGAAGCCGGCAGTGAAGCGGTCGCACGGTCACAGCCAATTGTAAGCCAATCGGCAGTGGAGGCTATTGCCGAATCCCCGACAATCCGCCAGACCAGCGAGTCTGCTGCCTCGACACCGCAGGCCTCTATCGAACAACAGGTTGCGCACGTCCCTCAAGCCAGAGCACTGCCGACGACGAGAACTGATTATGGGTGGTTGATGAAGGCTTTGCTGGGGCGCATCAATGACCTCAAGAAATATCCTGTGGTCGCCCGCGTCAATCATTGGGAAGGGCTGGTGGTTCTGAAAGCTGTGATCGCAGAGGACGGCAATGTCGTGTCGATTGATATCCACGAAAGCTCAGGCCGCGTCATTCTCGACAACGATGCCATCGAAACCTTGCGCAAGGCCGCTCCAATCAAATTGGAACATCCACTGGGAAAACCGCAAGTGGCGATTCTGATGCCGATCAGTTATTCGCTCCGCTAGACAAGATTGGCGAAGAATGGAGAGCACTGTGAACACTTCTAACTTATACCATCCTAGAAGCCGCCAGCCTGCCGCATTTCTCGGGCTATTAACTGCCTTTGATTGGCTACCTCGTGCAGCTCAGCCCCATGAGAACATGGCGCGGAAAATTGAATTCTCGTCGCTTACCGAACAGGCAAAGGTGCAATGGGCCCGAGCCGCAACAGTTTCGCTGGCAGGAGCGATCCAAAGCGCGCTGCTCAGTCGCCAGTCAGGCGATTCAGGCAACATTTGAGTCACTCAAGGTACATCTTCTCTATGAAATCGCAATCGTGACAGAAGAAGGGAACGTTGTGGAAGCATTCAATAATTCCCAGTCCGGAACAGTCATCGAAGCAGGAGGAAACAAGTGACACACTCATTACCGACTCGAGCTCTTTGTTTATCCGTCATCACCGCAGCCTTTCTGTTCGTTCCACTGTTAACCCAGGCGTTAGCGCAACAGAAAGCTGACAAGGTCTTCTCGGCAGTCGTCACGGATGCCCAAGGGATTGACACCGACGTAAGGAACATCCTCTTCTATTGGGAAGAGAAAGTCAGCGAGACAGCCTTCGTCCCGCATGAGCTACGGCATGTCCCTGTGAAACGAGGTACTGCGACCGTCAACGTGAAATTCGATACCATCAAGCAAATCGAGATCAAGCCAGGGGCAAATAACAGCCTGGCCAGCCTGACGATCAGCCTGGCCAATGGAAAAAGCGCCGAATTCGGACTCGCTATCGATGGGAAATTTAAGGGAGAGTCTGATTTCGGCGAAGTTGAATTACCCGCAACCGGGCTCAAGAAAATCGTATTCAAGTAATGGCGTACGCGAATAAAGATAGTTACCGGCCGTTTCCACTCAGAGGCCCACAGGCTCAGCTCTTCTGCTGCCTTCGCGCCCGATCTTTTAACTCTTCACTCACATAATTTACCCAACGGAGGCCGCAATGAGCCCTTGTTTCTTCGCATTGAAACTGAGAACGGTATTCAAAATCGACAGACTACTACTACTACTGCTCGCGCTGCTTCTCACTGGCTGGCAGCCGGCGAATGCAGAGGAAATCGTCGACGTCCCCTCGCCAGTCACTACGACGACGGCAAAAGAACTTGAAGATAAACCGATCAAGGCTCCCTTGACCGAAGTGATCGGGACAGCAGCAGACGCCCTGGACCATATTCCCGGTTCCGGCCGCGTCGTGACGCAGGAATCGATTCAGCGCAACCAGCGGCTTACGGTCAACGAGGCACTGCGCGAAGTTCCCGGCGTCAACGTCCGCGACGAAGACGGATTTGGCCTTCGACCGAATATCGGCATTCGCGGACTTAACCCAACGAGAAGCACAAAAGTCCATATCATGGAAGACGGCGTGCCTATTATGCTGCTGCCGTACGGAGACCCGTCATCCTATTACTTTCCCCCGTTGCAGCGCTTCGACCGGATAGAAGTGTTGAAGGGCAGCGGCCAGCTGCTCTATGGTCCGCAAAGCATCGGCGGCGTCATCAACATGATCACGCGAATGCCGCCGGCAACTCCCGAAGGGCATTTTCAGCTGATGGGAGGCAATCTCTCCTATCTCAGCTCGCATTTCGACTACGGAGGGATGTGGGGAAAGAGCGGGTATATGCTGGATGTCAATCACTATCAGGGCACCACGCCGCGTTTTTTCAATCAGAGGGCCAAAGTAGACGACATCACGTTTAAGACCGTTCAGGAGTTGAGCGACCGCACAACCATTCTGGCCAAATTCAATTACTACCGCGAAGATTCCACGATCGGTTACCAAGGATTGACCGAGAGTCAGTACGCCACCGATGCGCATCGGAACGACTTCAACAACGACGTTATGGATTTTCGCCGGATCGGCTTCCATGTCGCGGTTAACCATATGTTCAACGCAAGCCTCACCTCGACCACCAATTTCTTCGGCCACTATATCGATCGGGTATGGGGCCGCCAAATGATCGACTCCGACGGAGTCGCTGGCTCAGCTTGTACAGTTAGCGCCACCGGTGGCGTCGGTGGGGGCTGCCAAACAGGCAACGGCCTCGCAGCCGGAGTGACGCAAGCGATTCCAGCCAATGGCCGTTTTATCAATGATCGCAAGTACTGGGTGTACGGAGTGGAACCCCGGTTTCATCTGACCCATGGCCTGTTCGGCATTCGGTCCGAAGCCGACTTCGGCACGAGATACATGAATGAACGGTCACAGCGAACCCAGTTCCTGAATGCGCTATCCGGGGTTGGCACAACCTGCGCGAATGCCGGAGGCGGACAAACAGGATGTCTTGGAGAGAATACGACCCGTCAAACCAACGCTTTCGCCTTATTTTTTCAAAATCGTTTCTTCATAACCGATAACTTCACCATTACACCGGGCTTCCGCGTCGAGCACGTAAACTACGACCAAGTCGACAATCGGGCCAATAGCGGATCAGGAGCCTTCTCGAAGACCCATATTACCGAAGTGCTCCCTGGGATCGGCGCCACTTATACGCCAATCAAGAACTACACGTTCTTCGCGGGAGTTCATCGGGGGTTTGCGCCGCCGCAGATTTCCGACGCCATTCAGTCCAACGTCGTCGTCGACCTGGATGCCGAGTTGAGCTGGAACTACGAAATCGGCATCCGCGGCAATCCGATTCCATGGGCTTGGTTTGAAATGACCGGCTTCCGCATGGACTTTGAAAATCAGATCGTCAATCAGTCCGTCGCCGGCGGAACCGGTGCGACCAACACGAACGCCGGGCGG
Above is a window of Nitrospira sp. DNA encoding:
- a CDS encoding FAD:protein FMN transferase; translated protein: MMRAWFSGMFGVLAVILLAGCGSVRSSELPVVVKRTQMQMGTLVSITAVAPTREIAQAAIEAGFHEIKRLEQMLSTWIATSELSLVNAAAGHHPVAIGPETLELVVRSLEIAALTEGGFNIAVGPAVEAWSVTERQQIPSQGELQALEPLVDWSTIQVDRKARTILLPKPGMRIDVGGIGKGYAADRAVDVMRRAGAQGGVVALSGDIKVFGDLPGMKGFPVGIRHPRQEGALIATIDLKNEAISTAGDYERYFEQDGIRYHHILDPHTLEPARKCQSVTVIAVEGIVADGLDTGIFVLGPERGMALVERLPDVEAVIIDDRGSMTVSSGLRSRLGYP
- a CDS encoding FMN-binding protein translates to MFSQLSAFRTVTVTVLLMASALPVLATEKVWDAELRRYLKDDDFKYEEFMTEEEAVKTILPKSQRVHKELIRLTPDKKELIEQRIGWKFPEESFELYIGETGDKIDGYAMIHNTIGKYKHMTYMVGVDPKGTCTDVELLVFRDAKGSEVGKKRFNSQYDGRTVSDPIRINKDIINISGATMSVRSMSAGVKRVLVLVDEFYLKPAGLGSDTVASRRSDKGIFTSIFGN
- a CDS encoding HD domain-containing phosphohydrolase, encoding MRIESPDRIHPGILAIQRELDKIDRLRLPIASCRDVERILIRQVTKELDRALPWQAGHGRRTARIARAIGREIDLPSADLHHLTLAAYLHDIGLLMLPPSLMDSAAPLEPDTYVAVQNHCRIGAALLEPYAFLQEAAILVAHHHERWDGTGYPYGIRGPFIPLGARILSVADAYDAIRVPEASDKALRDLIASRILRVAAGTQFDPTIVAALTRCLEHRKFDNDGSGVGAMTSHFTGGGPQSSWGPPPYLSPKR
- a CDS encoding TonB family protein, which codes for MTAQILDPPDHIRLQWHGWSYSLIMHAVIAVGAMAFLSSIDATLPSEQFSWNVAMVEPPKPQPQFETLTDARSAPAPTPPKQQVVKSPPPQPTVERIQPIQQMVSQKIMQRQIPQTVQTTSPVRTVNQTASTIVSQPVQHNATSKTITSTTERETVFHEEPAVTTIAALQQIGTPVHADGLVTHQTEEPVIQDGAIEAGSEAVARSQPIVSQSAVEAIAESPTIRQTSESAASTPQASIEQQVAHVPQARALPTTRTDYGWLMKALLGRINDLKKYPVVARVNHWEGLVVLKAVIAEDGNVVSIDIHESSGRVILDNDAIETLRKAAPIKLEHPLGKPQVAILMPISYSLR
- a CDS encoding TonB-dependent receptor, translated to MSPCFFALKLRTVFKIDRLLLLLLALLLTGWQPANAEEIVDVPSPVTTTTAKELEDKPIKAPLTEVIGTAADALDHIPGSGRVVTQESIQRNQRLTVNEALREVPGVNVRDEDGFGLRPNIGIRGLNPTRSTKVHIMEDGVPIMLLPYGDPSSYYFPPLQRFDRIEVLKGSGQLLYGPQSIGGVINMITRMPPATPEGHFQLMGGNLSYLSSHFDYGGMWGKSGYMLDVNHYQGTTPRFFNQRAKVDDITFKTVQELSDRTTILAKFNYYREDSTIGYQGLTESQYATDAHRNDFNNDVMDFRRIGFHVAVNHMFNASLTSTTNFFGHYIDRVWGRQMIDSDGVAGSACTVSATGGVGGGCQTGNGLAAGVTQAIPANGRFINDRKYWVYGVEPRFHLTHGLFGIRSEADFGTRYMNERSQRTQFLNALSGVGTTCANAGGGQTGCLGENTTRQTNAFALFFQNRFFITDNFTITPGFRVEHVNYDQVDNRANSGSGAFSKTHITEVLPGIGATYTPIKNYTFFAGVHRGFAPPQISDAIQSNVVVDLDAELSWNYEIGIRGNPIPWAWFEMTGFRMDFENQIVNQSVAGGTGATNTNAGRTAHMGVEFGTKLDLLDAIKGQDPNEDITIDINYTWLGQAEFRGTRNSSITGAALLAGEAAAFNTNGNRLPYAPRNTVTAGIGYANRNWGFDGRVETQCISDMFGDDRNTYIPTPNGQRGIVKGWCVVNAAVNQYVKPIKTTFFLVGKNLFDQTFIVDRTRGIYPGLPLLVQGGARWTF